The Stenotrophomonas maltophilia genome includes a region encoding these proteins:
- the ptsP gene encoding phosphoenolpyruvate--protein phosphotransferase produces the protein MPRARAGQPPSGQRPVLLLAGHGAARGTAMGRARVRLPHALEVAEQRVAAHQVEAELACLHRAVDAARSEMHELRQRLHGALNQEVGEFLDLHALLLDDPELLYGLDELIRSGPYSAGYALRLQRDRLAKVFDGMDDAYLKSRMDDLDHVIGRIHAFLQPERPPAVKGLAGEILVCDNIAPSELAQLQAQGVVGIVTAAGSALSHSAILARSLHLPLIVNVPQLLSRIADGDVLIIDGADGSITANPQADNLRDYRARLKEHAREQRELGRLRSKPSRTRDQVDIALLANAESLEDVTQAHALGAHGLGLYRTEFLFLQRNELPDEEEQFQTYRDAALGMSGRPVTIRTLDLGADKADRTGLTLSNEENPALGLRGVRLSLARPKVADTQLRAILRASAYGKLRVLVPMVSTREELLAVRRRMLKLTEQLRGEGHMVSDHVPLGAMIEVPAAALALESFIDLVDFLSIGTNDLVQYLLAADRNNEALGELYSPLHPAVLRLLQMVIETGARHRIPVAVCGEMAGDARMTPLLLALGLTEFSLHPGTLLEVRRAVREADLAMLRARAPKLLAARDRRAIERWLALVAETA, from the coding sequence GTGCCACGCGCACGCGCCGGCCAACCCCCTTCCGGCCAGCGGCCGGTACTGCTGCTGGCCGGGCATGGTGCCGCCCGCGGCACGGCAATGGGCCGCGCCCGCGTTCGCCTGCCGCATGCACTGGAAGTGGCCGAGCAGCGCGTTGCCGCCCACCAGGTCGAGGCCGAGCTGGCGTGCCTGCATCGCGCGGTGGACGCCGCGCGCTCGGAGATGCACGAGCTGCGCCAGCGCCTGCATGGAGCGCTGAACCAGGAAGTGGGTGAGTTCCTCGACCTGCATGCGCTGCTGCTGGACGATCCCGAGCTGCTGTATGGGCTGGACGAACTGATCCGCAGCGGACCGTACAGCGCCGGCTATGCGTTGCGCCTGCAGCGCGACCGCCTGGCCAAGGTCTTCGACGGCATGGACGATGCTTACCTGAAGAGCCGCATGGACGACCTCGACCATGTGATCGGCCGCATCCATGCCTTCCTGCAGCCCGAACGCCCGCCAGCGGTGAAAGGCCTGGCCGGCGAGATCCTGGTCTGCGACAACATCGCGCCCTCCGAACTGGCACAGCTGCAGGCGCAAGGCGTGGTCGGCATCGTCACCGCCGCCGGCAGCGCGCTCTCGCACAGCGCGATCCTTGCGCGCAGCCTGCACCTGCCCTTGATCGTCAACGTGCCGCAGCTGCTCAGCCGCATCGCCGATGGCGACGTGCTGATCATCGACGGCGCCGACGGCAGCATCACCGCCAATCCACAGGCCGACAATCTGCGCGACTACCGCGCACGACTGAAGGAACACGCGCGCGAACAGCGCGAGCTCGGCCGCCTGCGCAGCAAGCCCAGCCGCACCCGCGACCAGGTCGACATTGCCCTGCTGGCCAATGCCGAGTCGCTGGAGGACGTGACCCAGGCGCATGCGCTGGGCGCCCACGGCCTGGGCCTGTACCGCACCGAATTCCTGTTCCTGCAGCGCAACGAGCTGCCGGATGAAGAAGAACAGTTCCAGACCTACCGCGATGCGGCACTGGGCATGAGCGGGCGACCGGTGACCATCCGCACCCTCGATCTGGGCGCGGACAAGGCCGACCGCACCGGCCTGACCCTGAGCAACGAAGAAAACCCGGCGCTCGGCCTTCGCGGCGTACGCCTGTCGCTGGCACGGCCGAAGGTAGCCGACACCCAGCTGCGCGCGATCCTGCGCGCCTCGGCCTACGGCAAGCTGCGGGTGCTGGTGCCGATGGTCAGCACCCGGGAGGAACTACTGGCAGTGCGCCGCCGCATGCTCAAGCTGACCGAACAGCTGCGCGGCGAAGGCCACATGGTGTCCGACCACGTGCCACTGGGCGCGATGATCGAAGTCCCTGCTGCGGCGCTGGCGCTGGAGAGCTTCATCGACCTGGTCGATTTCCTGTCGATCGGCACCAACGACCTGGTGCAGTACCTGCTGGCGGCCGACCGCAACAATGAAGCACTGGGCGAGCTGTATTCGCCGTTGCACCCGGCGGTGCTGCGGCTGCTGCAGATGGTGATCGAGACCGGCGCGCGCCACCGCATCCCGGTGGCGGTCTGTGGCGAGATGGCCGGCGATGCGCGGATGACCCCACTGCTGCTGGCACTGGGCCTGACCGAGTTCAGCCTGCACCCGGGCACGCTGCTGGAAGTACGCCGCGCGGTCCGCGAGGCCGACCTGGCCATGCTGCGCGCGCGCGCACCGAAGCTGCTGGCCGCGCGCGACCGCCGCGCGATCGAACGCTGGCTGGCACTGGTGGCCGAAACGGCCTGA
- a CDS encoding PTS sugar transporter subunit IIA: MTCGILLVTHPGVGTALLDVATRLLRQLPLKTEAFEVPFDADLDALLPLASAALRRVDGGDGVLILTDLYGASPANLAGQLARLGTPVRRVSALSLPMLLRVMNYPEQGLDQLPATAAAGTRNGAIVDDA, translated from the coding sequence ATGACCTGTGGCATTCTCCTCGTAACACATCCCGGGGTCGGGACCGCCCTGCTTGACGTGGCGACCCGGCTCCTGCGGCAGTTGCCGCTGAAAACCGAAGCTTTCGAAGTACCGTTCGACGCAGACCTGGACGCCCTGCTCCCGCTCGCCTCGGCCGCCCTGCGGCGGGTTGACGGGGGTGATGGTGTGCTGATCCTGACCGACCTGTACGGCGCCAGCCCCGCCAATCTTGCCGGGCAGCTGGCCCGGCTGGGGACCCCGGTTCGCCGGGTGTCGGCGCTGAGCCTGCCGATGTTGCTGCGGGTGATGAATTATCCGGAACAGGGACTGGATCAACTGCCCGCCACAGCCGCGGCGGGTACCCGTAATGGAGCGATAGTCGACGATGCTTGA
- the ruvX gene encoding Holliday junction resolvase RuvX, with product MSEPITPAPDSAAPAIRRDGTVLGFDVGSRRIGVAIGSAFAAHARAVAVVDVHGNGPDWTAIERLLKEWKPDGLVVGDPLTLDGQDQPNRKRAQGFARQLRERFKLPVVMIDERSSSVEAARRFAVERAEGRKRRRDAAALDAVAAAVIIDRWLSSPDDATPIP from the coding sequence ATGTCTGAGCCCATCACGCCCGCGCCGGATTCTGCTGCCCCGGCGATCCGTCGTGATGGCACCGTTCTGGGTTTCGATGTCGGCTCGCGACGGATCGGCGTGGCCATCGGCAGTGCCTTCGCCGCGCATGCGCGCGCGGTGGCCGTGGTCGATGTGCACGGCAACGGCCCGGACTGGACCGCGATCGAACGCCTGCTCAAGGAATGGAAGCCCGACGGCCTGGTGGTCGGCGACCCGCTGACCCTGGACGGCCAGGACCAGCCCAACCGCAAGCGCGCGCAGGGCTTCGCCCGCCAGCTGCGGGAGCGCTTCAAGCTGCCGGTGGTGATGATCGACGAGCGTTCCAGCTCGGTCGAGGCCGCACGCCGCTTCGCCGTCGAGCGCGCCGAAGGGCGCAAGCGCCGCCGTGATGCGGCTGCCCTCGATGCCGTCGCTGCAGCGGTGATCATCGATCGCTGGCTGTCGTCGCCGGACGACGCCACCCCCATTCCCTGA
- a CDS encoding YqgE/AlgH family protein produces the protein MPVTPTSLADHLLVALPSLLDATFARSVALICQHDENGAMGVLVNQPSEYTLGEVLAQMDITTGDGDLQARMVLNGGPVHPERGFVIHDDARAWDSSLTVGDGLYLTTSRDILEAMARGEGPANAVVTLGCAGWGAGQLESELSENSWLTVPADAELVFQLPLEQRWQGAASRIGVDLFRLTDYSGHV, from the coding sequence ATGCCTGTAACGCCGACCTCCCTTGCCGATCACCTGCTCGTCGCGCTGCCGTCGCTGCTCGACGCGACCTTCGCCCGCAGCGTCGCGCTGATCTGCCAGCACGACGAGAACGGGGCGATGGGCGTGCTGGTCAACCAGCCTTCCGAGTACACGCTGGGTGAAGTGCTTGCACAGATGGACATCACCACCGGTGATGGCGACCTGCAGGCGCGCATGGTGCTCAACGGCGGCCCGGTGCATCCCGAGCGCGGCTTCGTCATCCATGACGACGCGCGGGCGTGGGATTCCAGCCTGACCGTGGGCGACGGCCTGTACCTGACCACCTCGCGCGACATCCTCGAAGCGATGGCGCGCGGCGAAGGCCCGGCCAATGCCGTGGTCACCCTCGGCTGTGCCGGTTGGGGCGCAGGGCAGCTGGAAAGCGAGCTGTCCGAGAACAGCTGGCTGACCGTGCCGGCCGATGCCGAGCTGGTGTTCCAGCTGCCGCTGGAGCAGCGCTGGCAGGGTGCGGCCTCGCGCATCGGCGTGGACCTGTTCCGGCTGACCGACTACAGCGGCCATGTCTGA
- a CDS encoding HPr family phosphocarrier protein yields MLERELTVSNRLGLHARATAKLVQTLAPFRCNVTMAAKGREINAKSIMGVMLLAAGQGTPVTVRINGEDEAAAMEAVVGLFERRFDEDS; encoded by the coding sequence ATGCTTGAACGAGAACTCACCGTGAGCAACCGCCTGGGCCTGCATGCCCGGGCCACCGCCAAGCTGGTGCAGACCCTGGCGCCGTTCCGCTGCAACGTGACCATGGCCGCCAAAGGCCGTGAGATCAACGCCAAGAGCATCATGGGCGTGATGCTGCTGGCCGCCGGCCAGGGCACCCCGGTCACCGTGCGGATCAATGGCGAGGACGAAGCCGCCGCGATGGAGGCGGTGGTCGGCCTGTTCGAACGCCGTTTCGACGAGGACAGCTGA
- the mgtE gene encoding magnesium transporter: protein MAEAVRHDKTARQLRMLSDALDSGRLGPVRRLVNTLAPAEIGNLLESLPPGKREVVWGLVDPEDDGEVLVHVGDDVRESLLADMDPDEIIAAVEDLDIDDLADLVEDLPDTVIDEVLKSMDRENRERLEQVLSYPEDSAGRLMNPDVVTVRADVNVDVVLRYLRLRGELPDHTDHLFVVSRRHQYLGRVSLAALVTHEDTTPINRLIDDEQPAIDVGESDQEVARQFSDHDWISAPVVDDNNILIGRITIDDVVDIIRGQAEHQALGAAGLDEDEDLFSPVWRAMRRRLMWLSVNLCTAFLASSVVGHFEGTIDKLVALAVLMPIVAGLGGNAGTQVLALMVRGLALGQVGASNARTLLWKEVRVALLNGVMLGSVLGLIVLAWFHSPGLSAVIAIALTCNLLFAALAGVLVPLTLKRFGFDPALASGIFLTAVTDSMGFFTFLGLATLVLLH, encoded by the coding sequence ATGGCTGAAGCTGTACGCCACGACAAGACTGCGCGCCAACTGCGGATGCTGTCCGATGCACTGGACAGCGGCCGGCTGGGCCCGGTGCGTCGCCTGGTCAACACCCTGGCCCCGGCCGAGATCGGCAACCTGCTCGAATCGTTGCCGCCGGGCAAGCGCGAGGTGGTGTGGGGACTGGTTGATCCGGAAGACGACGGCGAGGTGCTGGTCCACGTCGGCGACGACGTGCGCGAAAGCCTGCTCGCGGACATGGACCCGGACGAGATCATCGCCGCGGTCGAAGACCTGGACATCGACGATCTGGCCGACCTGGTCGAAGACCTGCCGGACACGGTCATCGACGAAGTCCTCAAGTCGATGGACCGCGAGAACCGCGAGCGCCTGGAACAGGTCCTGTCCTATCCCGAGGACAGCGCCGGTCGCCTGATGAATCCGGACGTGGTGACCGTGCGCGCCGACGTCAATGTCGACGTCGTGCTGCGCTACCTGCGCCTGCGCGGTGAACTGCCCGACCACACCGACCACCTGTTCGTGGTCAGCCGCCGCCATCAGTACCTCGGCCGCGTGTCGCTGGCGGCACTGGTGACCCACGAGGACACCACCCCGATCAATCGCCTGATCGACGACGAGCAGCCAGCCATCGACGTCGGCGAGAGCGACCAGGAAGTCGCCCGCCAGTTCTCCGACCATGACTGGATCTCCGCGCCAGTGGTGGATGACAACAACATCCTGATCGGTCGCATCACCATCGATGACGTGGTCGACATCATCCGCGGCCAGGCCGAGCACCAGGCGCTGGGCGCCGCCGGTCTGGACGAGGACGAAGATCTGTTCAGCCCGGTCTGGCGCGCGATGCGCCGCCGCCTGATGTGGCTGTCGGTGAACCTGTGCACGGCCTTCCTGGCCTCCAGCGTGGTCGGCCACTTCGAAGGCACCATCGACAAACTGGTGGCGCTGGCGGTGCTGATGCCGATCGTCGCCGGCCTCGGCGGCAACGCCGGTACCCAGGTGCTGGCACTGATGGTGCGCGGCCTGGCGCTGGGCCAGGTGGGCGCCTCCAACGCCCGCACCCTGCTGTGGAAGGAAGTTCGGGTCGCGCTGTTGAACGGCGTGATGCTGGGTTCGGTGCTGGGCCTGATCGTGCTCGCCTGGTTCCACTCGCCCGGGTTGTCGGCAGTGATCGCCATCGCGTTGACCTGCAACCTGTTGTTTGCTGCGTTGGCCGGCGTGCTGGTGCCGTTGACGTTGAAGCGCTTCGGCTTCGACCCGGCGCTGGCCAGCGGCATCTTCCTGACCGCCGTGACCGATTCGATGGGCTTCTTCACCTTCCTCGGCCTGGCCACCCTGGTGCTGCTGCACTGA
- a CDS encoding carboxylesterase family protein, whose translation MVRLLSRWLPLLALLMMSGCTSLPDSARGRFEARAVKVDGQTAYYQVFIPAGVQAAAPTHLPVILFLHGSGERGADGVKQTHAGLGPYLRAHPDFPALVVFPQVPGHEEWSGRNNRAAVAALDATIAEFGADPARQYLTGMSMGGYGSWNIALDDPRRFAAIVPVCGAVLAPRAVRPTLFVEQVAHEADPYAVIAQRLQHTPIWIFHGALDDVVPPDDDRRLHAAFQRAAARDVRYTEYPEGNHNAWDATYADPAMWEWLFAQKR comes from the coding sequence ATGGTCCGTTTGCTGTCGCGCTGGCTGCCACTGCTGGCCCTTCTGATGATGAGCGGTTGCACTTCGCTGCCGGACAGCGCGCGTGGCCGCTTCGAAGCACGTGCGGTGAAGGTGGACGGGCAAACGGCTTACTACCAGGTGTTCATTCCGGCCGGCGTGCAGGCCGCCGCTCCCACCCACCTTCCGGTCATCCTGTTCCTGCACGGCTCGGGCGAGCGCGGCGCCGATGGCGTCAAGCAGACCCACGCCGGGCTGGGGCCTTACCTGCGCGCGCATCCCGATTTCCCCGCCCTGGTGGTGTTCCCGCAGGTGCCGGGCCACGAGGAATGGAGCGGCCGCAACAACCGTGCGGCAGTGGCCGCGCTGGACGCGACGATCGCCGAATTCGGCGCCGACCCGGCGCGGCAATACCTGACCGGCATGTCGATGGGCGGCTATGGCAGCTGGAACATCGCATTGGATGACCCACGCCGCTTTGCCGCGATCGTCCCCGTGTGCGGCGCGGTGCTCGCCCCGCGTGCGGTACGCCCGACCCTGTTCGTCGAGCAGGTCGCGCACGAAGCGGACCCGTACGCGGTGATTGCCCAGCGCCTGCAGCACACGCCGATCTGGATCTTCCACGGCGCACTGGATGACGTGGTGCCGCCGGACGACGACCGCAGACTGCATGCCGCATTCCAGCGCGCCGCCGCACGCGACGTGCGCTACACCGAATACCCGGAAGGCAACCACAATGCCTGGGACGCCACCTACGCCGACCCGGCAATGTGGGAATGGCTGTTCGCGCAGAAGCGCTGA
- a CDS encoding DUF4153 domain-containing protein, producing MQSSTPLTLPARSAIVLLALLQGLMLYAAQELSDAWPFRDIGWRYCWYAWVLAIPSAVALSLVELGQRRLWLQAVLGSTVVLALAAWIGWNLTGETALESGALQLPLTLGMAVAVFVVLPWWQFQLQHGHWRASYPELFERAWQNGLTLALAALFTGLTWLLLWLWSALFQLLDVTVFRDLFRQDAFIALATGSLAGFGVLIGRTQHRAIQITRQVLFAICRGLLPLLSFIAVLFVLSLPLTGLEPLWKTRSAAGLLLVLSLLLVTFTNAVYQQGEDSAPYPLLLRRLVEASLLALPVYAALALYALGLRVVQYGWTVDRFWAVLVAVAVAGYAVGYALAVLRRQRRWLQMLEPVNRWMCWAVLALALLGNSPLLDPVRLTLSSQLARLRAEPPAITSSDVNVLRFDLGHRGVRALRELQRDPAITADANAPQVIAAALARTSRWDDGHRLDKGPQDVVALQRALKLAKGSSSPPDDWWQALATRAIDGESCAQSERDCLIVHRDLDGDGTGEVLLCELYTHRGPDCVLYARGRDAHWRRAGSLFGTVSGQAEAINQALRDGKLTLVPPRWPMLSIGGHPALAIDPESESNEPSP from the coding sequence ATGCAGTCTTCAACGCCTTTGACCCTGCCGGCACGCAGCGCCATCGTCCTGCTTGCCCTGCTGCAGGGCCTGATGCTGTATGCCGCGCAGGAACTGTCCGACGCGTGGCCGTTCCGCGATATCGGCTGGCGCTACTGCTGGTACGCCTGGGTGCTGGCCATTCCCAGCGCGGTGGCGCTGAGCCTGGTGGAGCTGGGCCAGCGCCGCCTGTGGCTGCAGGCCGTGCTCGGCTCGACGGTGGTGCTGGCGCTGGCCGCCTGGATCGGCTGGAACCTCACTGGCGAGACCGCACTGGAATCGGGCGCGTTGCAGCTTCCGTTGACCCTGGGCATGGCCGTTGCGGTGTTCGTGGTCCTGCCCTGGTGGCAGTTCCAGCTGCAGCACGGGCACTGGCGTGCCAGTTACCCCGAGCTGTTCGAGCGCGCCTGGCAGAATGGTTTGACCCTGGCCCTGGCGGCACTGTTCACCGGGCTGACCTGGCTGCTGTTGTGGCTGTGGTCGGCGCTGTTCCAGCTGCTCGACGTGACCGTCTTCCGCGACCTGTTCCGGCAGGACGCGTTCATCGCACTGGCCACCGGCAGCCTGGCCGGGTTCGGCGTACTGATCGGGCGCACCCAGCACCGCGCCATCCAGATCACCCGCCAGGTGCTGTTCGCGATCTGCCGTGGGCTGTTGCCGCTGCTCTCGTTCATCGCCGTATTGTTCGTGCTGAGCCTGCCGCTTACCGGGCTGGAACCGTTGTGGAAGACCCGCTCGGCCGCCGGCCTGCTGCTGGTGCTGTCGCTGCTGCTGGTGACGTTCACCAATGCGGTCTACCAGCAGGGGGAAGACAGCGCCCCCTACCCGCTGCTGCTGCGCCGGCTGGTTGAAGCCAGCCTGCTGGCGCTGCCGGTCTACGCCGCACTGGCGCTGTACGCACTGGGGCTGCGCGTGGTGCAGTACGGCTGGACCGTGGACCGGTTCTGGGCGGTACTCGTCGCAGTGGCCGTGGCCGGCTATGCCGTGGGCTACGCGCTGGCGGTGCTGCGCCGGCAACGCCGCTGGTTGCAGATGCTGGAGCCGGTCAACCGCTGGATGTGCTGGGCGGTGCTGGCACTGGCATTGCTGGGCAACTCGCCGCTGCTGGACCCGGTGCGGCTGACCCTGTCCAGCCAGCTGGCGCGCCTGCGTGCGGAACCGCCCGCGATCACCAGCAGTGACGTCAACGTGCTGCGCTTCGATCTTGGCCACCGCGGCGTGCGGGCGCTGCGCGAGCTGCAGCGTGATCCAGCCATCACCGCCGATGCCAACGCGCCACAGGTGATCGCTGCCGCGCTGGCACGTACCTCGCGCTGGGATGACGGCCACCGCCTCGACAAGGGGCCGCAGGACGTCGTCGCCCTGCAGCGCGCATTGAAGCTGGCCAAGGGATCCAGCTCGCCACCGGACGATTGGTGGCAGGCACTGGCCACGCGCGCGATCGATGGCGAATCCTGCGCCCAGAGCGAGCGCGACTGCCTGATCGTGCATCGCGACCTGGACGGCGATGGCACCGGCGAAGTGCTGCTGTGCGAGCTGTACACCCACCGTGGGCCGGACTGCGTGCTGTACGCACGTGGCAGGGATGCCCACTGGCGCCGGGCCGGTTCGCTGTTCGGCACCGTCAGCGGCCAGGCCGAGGCGATCAACCAGGCCCTGCGTGACGGCAAACTCACGCTCGTGCCACCGCGCTGGCCGATGCTGTCCATCGGCGGGCACCCTGCGCTGGCCATCGATCCCGAATCCGAATCCAACGAGCCTTCCCCATGA
- a CDS encoding aspartate carbamoyltransferase catalytic subunit, with translation MTAQQIDASGRLRHLLTLEGLPRETLLQLLDRAGQIRDAAVGRVGNKRHVLAGSAVCTLFFEPSTRTRSSFQLAAQRLGADVLNFDASTSSTRKGETACDTLRNLEAMGVRGFVVRHPDDGAVAALADAAGEGTALINAGDGRSSHPTQGLLDMLTLRQAKGPDFSKLKVVIVGDVKHSRVARTDLHALRTLGVGEIRVCGPQSLLPDDETLKGCVVGDDFDAMLEGVDALMMLRLQRERMEEGLVPSLEQYHAQYGLTSERLARAGKDAAVLHPGPINRGVEVTDEVADGPQSWVLRQVANGVAVRMAVLETLLG, from the coding sequence ATGACCGCCCAGCAAATCGATGCCTCCGGACGCCTGCGCCACCTGCTGACCCTGGAGGGCCTGCCGCGCGAAACGCTGCTGCAGCTGCTCGACCGCGCAGGGCAGATCCGCGATGCCGCAGTCGGCCGCGTCGGCAACAAGCGCCACGTGCTGGCCGGTTCGGCGGTGTGCACGCTGTTCTTCGAACCGTCCACGCGCACCCGCAGTTCGTTCCAGCTGGCCGCGCAGCGGCTGGGGGCGGACGTGCTGAATTTCGACGCCTCGACCTCCTCTACCCGCAAGGGTGAGACCGCCTGCGACACGCTTCGCAACCTGGAAGCGATGGGCGTGCGCGGCTTCGTGGTGCGCCACCCCGATGACGGCGCCGTGGCCGCACTGGCCGATGCGGCAGGCGAGGGCACCGCGCTGATCAATGCCGGTGACGGCCGCAGTTCGCACCCGACCCAGGGCCTGCTGGACATGCTGACCCTGCGCCAGGCCAAGGGCCCGGATTTCTCGAAGCTGAAAGTCGTGATCGTCGGCGACGTGAAGCACTCGCGCGTGGCCCGCACGGACCTGCATGCGCTGCGCACGCTGGGCGTGGGCGAGATCCGCGTGTGTGGCCCGCAGTCGCTGCTGCCGGACGACGAGACCCTGAAGGGCTGCGTGGTCGGCGATGATTTCGACGCGATGCTGGAAGGCGTCGATGCGCTGATGATGCTGCGCCTGCAGCGCGAGCGCATGGAAGAAGGCCTGGTACCGTCGCTGGAGCAGTACCACGCGCAGTACGGCCTGACCAGCGAACGCCTGGCGCGCGCGGGCAAGGATGCCGCGGTGCTGCACCCGGGCCCGATCAACCGCGGCGTGGAAGTGACCGACGAGGTGGCCGACGGCCCGCAGTCGTGGGTGCTGCGCCAGGTCGCCAACGGCGTCGCCGTGCGCATGGCCGTGCTGGAAACCCTGCTGGGCTGA
- a CDS encoding REP-associated tyrosine transposase, producing MSRARLRLGRHSRIGQSYILTTVIQERRRYFDDATAAQEVMDVFRRIDAEGLTHSLAYVVMPDHIHWLVEIRAFSLDYIMQRFKSSSALRINRMLGRTGPFWQSSYHDHAIRSEESLFRHAMYIVANPVRANLASCVGEYPYAWCRWEIDERYQAMDYPEAER from the coding sequence ATGAGCCGCGCACGCCTACGCCTTGGCCGCCATTCCCGGATCGGACAATCCTACATCCTGACCACCGTCATCCAGGAGCGTCGACGCTACTTCGATGATGCCACTGCGGCACAGGAGGTGATGGATGTGTTCCGTCGCATTGATGCTGAGGGCCTGACGCACTCACTTGCCTATGTGGTCATGCCGGACCACATCCATTGGCTTGTGGAGATCCGTGCGTTCTCGCTGGACTACATCATGCAACGCTTCAAATCGAGCAGTGCATTGCGGATCAACCGCATGCTGGGTAGGACAGGACCATTCTGGCAATCGAGCTATCACGATCACGCCATTCGTTCTGAAGAATCACTGTTTCGCCATGCGATGTACATCGTCGCCAACCCGGTCAGGGCGAACTTGGCGAGCTGCGTGGGAGAGTATCCGTATGCCTGGTGCCGATGGGAGATCGATGAGAGGTACCAGGCAATGGATTACCCCGAAGCGGAGAGGTAG
- the rapZ gene encoding RNase adapter RapZ, producing the protein MSTVTPSAPTLIIVSGLSGSGKSVALKTFEDQDYYCSDNLPINLLPDFVRSLLANHDGSAPRRLAVGIDVRGQADLSQLGDWRQLAADAGVDVKVLFFEASDETLLKRYADTRRRHPLSQLGLSLPEAIARERELTAPLRREADAVIDTSSLNVHQLRRRIITEFTMDHATGLSLLFESFAYKRGVPAEADFVFDARVLPNPHWDPDLRALSGREPGVRDYLEAQPDVQRYLAQLMDFLDTWLPKLSDGTRSYVTVAFGCTGGKHRSVFLAERLARHAREMGWEDVATYHREQD; encoded by the coding sequence ATGAGCACCGTCACCCCCTCCGCCCCGACCCTGATCATCGTCAGTGGCCTGTCCGGCTCGGGTAAATCCGTCGCCCTGAAGACCTTCGAGGACCAGGATTACTACTGCTCGGACAACCTGCCGATCAATCTGCTGCCCGACTTCGTGCGCAGCCTGCTGGCCAACCACGACGGCAGCGCACCACGGCGTCTGGCCGTAGGCATCGACGTTCGCGGCCAGGCCGACCTGAGCCAGCTGGGCGACTGGCGGCAGCTGGCGGCCGACGCCGGCGTGGACGTGAAGGTGCTGTTCTTCGAAGCCAGCGACGAGACGCTGCTCAAGCGCTACGCCGACACCCGCCGCCGCCATCCGCTGAGCCAGCTGGGCCTGTCGCTGCCTGAAGCCATCGCCCGCGAACGCGAGTTGACCGCACCGCTGCGCCGCGAGGCTGATGCGGTGATCGACACCAGCAGCCTCAACGTGCATCAGCTGCGGCGGCGGATCATCACCGAGTTCACGATGGACCATGCCACCGGCCTGTCGCTGCTGTTCGAATCGTTCGCCTACAAGCGCGGCGTGCCGGCCGAGGCGGACTTCGTGTTCGATGCGCGGGTGCTGCCCAATCCGCACTGGGACCCGGACCTGCGCGCGCTCAGCGGTCGCGAACCGGGTGTACGCGACTACCTGGAAGCGCAGCCGGACGTGCAGCGCTACCTGGCCCAGCTGATGGACTTCCTCGATACCTGGCTGCCGAAGCTGAGTGATGGCACCCGCAGCTATGTGACCGTGGCGTTCGGCTGCACCGGCGGCAAGCACCGCTCGGTGTTCCTGGCCGAGCGTCTGGCCCGGCATGCCCGCGAGATGGGCTGGGAAGACGTGGCGACGTACCACCGCGAACAGGATTGA